The Rhododendron vialii isolate Sample 1 chromosome 6a, ASM3025357v1 genome includes a window with the following:
- the LOC131329446 gene encoding auxin response factor 5 encodes MGSFEEKGKAGGLVSGAQTLFEEMKLLKEMQDHSGVRKPMNSELWHACAGPLVNLPLVGSLVYYFPQGHSEQVAVSTNRTATSQIPNYPNLPPQLLCQVHNVTLHSDKDTDEIYTQMSLQPVSSEKDVFPIPDFGFKHSKHPSEFFCKTLTASDTSTHGGFSVPRRAAEKLFPPLDFSMQPPTQELVVRDLHENTWTFRHIYRGQPKRHLLTTGWSMFIGAKRLRAGDAVLFIRDEKSQLMLGVRRANRQQTNLPSSVLSADSMHIGVLAAAAHAAANRSPFTIFYNPRACPSEFVVPLAKYRKYVYGTQLSVGMRFGMMFETDDSGKRRYMGTIVGISDLDPLRWPGSKWRNLQVEWDETGCTEKHNRVSPWEIETPESLFIFPSLTSSFKRPLQAGYLGEQSEWEMLIKRPFVRVPENPSGELPYPSISSLWSEQLLKMLMKPQNVTNGTVPPVQDSLFKGASTLETPNPTQAIVKQKPQLENTSSESQNRPKIQLDQTDSTKPNYLTQTEVSKVEPVIVVDQLSQLTSSLGKCNEDKMTQNSVNQQNLVNQLTLLNQNHGLPQLQTTPWVDSHQLDCTNFNGLLPYADTSDWNMNTGILRSQGPLSIFGKQESSAVYSETVEPTVSSVGHDMWDHQLNNFRSLSQTNQLAPLPQQDLYSLQSSRYDSSDLYSCLNFDGSSGGSAVVDPSVSSAVFDEFCCPLKDASFQNPSNCLLGNFSSSQDVQSQITSASLADSRVFSLQEFPDSSGGASSSNVEFDDGSLLQNNTWQQAAPPVRTYTKIQKAGSVGRSIDVSGFKNYDELRSAIECMFGLEGLLIDRTSGWKLVYVDFENDVLLVGDDPWEEFISCVRCIRILSPSEVLKMSEEGMQLLNNATTIPGANGSMSESAYAWDCPK; translated from the exons ATGGGTTCTTTTGAAGAGAAAGGCAAAGCAGGAGGGTTGGTTTCCGGAGCTCAAACTCTATTTGAGGAAATGAAGTTGTTGAAGGAAATGCAGGATCATTCTG GGGTTCGGAAGCCGATGAATTCAGAGCTGTGGCATGCATGCGCCGGCCCATTGGTGAACTTGCCGCTGGTTGGAAGCCTAGTGTATTACTTCCCACAAGGACACAGCGAACAG GTGGCAGTTTCGACTAATAGAACTGCAACCTCACAAATCCCCAACTATCCAAATCTCCCACCTCAGCTGTTGTGCCAAGTTCACAATGTTACACTACAT tCTGACAAAGATACGGATGAGATCTATACCCAGATGAGCCTTCAGCCTGTCAGCTCC GAAAAAGATGTCTTTCCAATACCGGACTTTGGATTTAAGCATAGTAAGCATCCAAGTGAATTTTTCTGCAAAACCTTGACTGCAAGTGATACGAGTACGCATGGTGGCTTCTCAGTGCCTCGTAGGGCTGCAGAAAAGCTGTTTCCGCCATTG GATTTTTCAATGCAACCACCAACTCAAGAGCTCGTTGTCCGCGACTTGCATGAAAATACCTGGACTTTTCGTCATATATACCGCG GGCAGCCAAAGAGACACCTCCTGACAACTGGATGGAGTATGTTTATTGGTGCAAAGAGGCTTAGAGCAGGCGATGCTGTTCTGTTCATAAG GGATGAAAAATCACAACTGATGCTGGGTGTTAGGCGTGCGAACCGTCAACAAACTAATTTGCCATCATCAGTCCTATCTGCCGATAGCATGCACATTGGGGTACTTGCGGCTGCAGCCCATGCTGCTGCTAATAGAAGCCCTTTTACGATTTTCTACAATCCTAG GGCATGTCCTTCAGAATTTGTTGTTCCTTTGGCCAAATATCGAAAATATGTATATGGAACTCAACTCTCAGTTGGTATGAGGTTCGGAATGATGTTTGAAACTGATGACTCGGGCAAACGCAG ATATATGGGTACAATTGTTGGTATAAGTGACTTAGATCCACTGCGGTGGCCTGGTTCCAAATGGCGCAATCTTCAG GTAGAATGGGATGAAACTGGGTGTACTGAAAAACACAACCGAGTTAGTCCCTGGGAAATTGAGACTCCCGAAagtcttttcatttttccttctctcacATCAAGTTTCAAACGACCCCTACAAGCTGGTTACTTAG GAGAGCAATCTGAGTGGGAGATGCTGATAAAGAGGCCTTTTGTACGGGTTCCTGAAAACCCAAGTGGGGAACTTCCTTATCCCTCAATTTCAAGCCTCTGGTCTGAACAACTTCTCAAGATGCTGATGAAACCTCAAAATGTCACCAATGGGACTGTGCCACCTGTCCAAGACTCTTTATTTAAGGGAGCTTCAACTCTAGAGACCCCGAATCCGACACAAGCGATTGTCAAGCAGAAACCACAGCTTGAAAATACTTCGTCAGAAAGTCAAAATCGTCCTAAAATCCAACTCGACCAAACTGATTCCACCAAACCAAACTACTTAACACAAACTGAAGTATCGAAAGTAGAACCTGTAATTGTTGTTGATCAGCTAAGCCAGTTGACTTCTTCTTTAGGGAAATGTAATGAAGACAAAATGACTCAAAATTCCGTGAATCAGCAGAATCTTGTTAATCAGCTGACATTACTCAACCAAAACCACGGATTGCCGCAGTTGCAGACTACTCCATGGGTGGACTCCCACCAATTAGATTGTACTAATTTCAATGGGTTACTTCCGTATGCGGACACCAGTGACTGGAACATGAACACTGGAATTCTCAGATCGCAGGGACCTTTATCCATTTTCGGAAAGCAAGAGTCATCAGCGGTGTATTCAGAAACAGTTGAGCCTACTGTATCTTCGGTTGGCCACGACATGTGGGACCACCAGCTAAATAATTTCAGGTCTTTATCACAGACGAACCAACTTGCTCCATTGCCTCAGCAGGATCTTTATAGCCTTCAGAGTAGTAGATATGATTCAAGTGATTTGTATAGTTGTCTAAACTTTGATGGTAGCAGCGGAGGAAGCGCAGTGGTCGATCCTTCTGTTTCAAGCGCTGTTTTCGATGAGTTTTGTTGCCCATTGAAAGATGCTTCTTTTCAAAATCCCTCAAATTGTTTATTAGGCAACTTTAGTTCAAGCCAGGATGTTCAGTCCCAGATAACATCAGCTAGCCTAGCTGATTCTCGGGTATTCTCCTTGCAAGAGTTCCCGGATAGCTCCGGTGGCGCATCGTCGAGCAATGTAGAATTTGACGATGGTAGTCTTTTGCAAAACAACACATGGCAACAAGCGGCTCCGCCAGTGAGAACCTATACAAAG ATTCAGAAGGCTGGATCTGTTGGGAGGTCAATTGATGTCTCGGGATTCAAGAATTATGATGAACTGCGCTCTGCAATCGAATGCATGTTTGGACTTGAGGGGCTGCTCATTGACAGAACTTCTGGTTGGAAACTAGTTTACGTGGATTTCGAGAATGATGTTCTCCTTGTTGGCGACGATCCTTGGGA GGAATTCATTAGCTGTGTTCGTTGCATTAGAATTCTATCTCCTTCTGAAGTTCTGAAGATGAGCGAAGAGGGAATGCAGCTTCTCAACAATGCCACCACCATTCCGGGTGCTAATGGATCGATGTCAGAAAGTGCTTATGCTTGGGATTGCCCAAAGTGA